A genome region from Cucurbita pepo subsp. pepo cultivar mu-cu-16 chromosome LG02, ASM280686v2, whole genome shotgun sequence includes the following:
- the LOC111788887 gene encoding probable protein phosphatase 2C 27, which translates to MATGIDFSPPFALLEGGGYSKDNVSATNDESSDSFNSLKQMTTGKPPRHLSVSRHSVSSIKLLDQADLSLDADTLGNNSPDGKAGFLPVFRSGSCSERGPKQYMEDEHICIDDLVEHIHACADFTSPGAFYGVFDGHGGTDAAAFVRNNILRFIVEDSCFPVSVDKAIKSAFLKADYAFADASSLDISSGTTALTAFIFGRTMIIGNAGDCRAVLGRRGKAIEVSKDHKPNCASEKLRIEKLGGVIYDGYLNGQLSVARAIGDWHMKGAKGSACPLSAEPELQELQLTEEDEFLIMGCDGLWDVMSSQYAVTMARKELMLHNDPERCSRELVREALKRNTCDNLTVIVVCFSADPPPRIEIPPTRVRRSISLEGLHLLKGVLDCNS; encoded by the exons ATGGCTACGGGTATAGATTTTTCACCTCCCTTTGCCCTACTAGAAGGCGGCGGATACAGTAAGGACAATGTATCAGCGACAAATGACGAAAGTTCTGATAGCTTTAATAGTTTGAAACAGATGACCACTGGGAAACCTCCCCGACACCTCTCGGTTTCGCGGCATAGTGTGAGCTCTATAAAGCTGCTAGACCAAGCTGATTTA AGCTTGGATGCTGATACTCTTGGGAATAATTCGCCTGATGGGAAAGCAGGATTCTTACCTGTCTTCAGATCGGGTAGCTGTTCAGAAAGGGGACCTAAGCAGTACATGGAAGATGAGCACATATGCATAGATGATCTTGTAGAACACATTCATGCATGTGCAGATTTCACTTCTCCTGGAGCTTTCTATGGT GTATTTGATGGCCATGGGGGTACAGATGCAGCAGCTTTTGTCAGAAATAACATCCTTAGATTCATAGTCGAGGACTCCTGTTTTCCAGTTAGTGTAGATAAGGCAATTAAGAGTGCTTTTTTGAAAGCTGATTATGCATTTGCTGATGCTAGTTCTCTGGATATCTCCTCCGGCACAACTGCGCTAACTGCTTTCATTTTTGGAAG AACAATGATTATTGGGAATGCCGGGGATTGTCGAGCAGTTCTGGGGAGGAGGGGCAAGGCTATTGAGGTGTCAAAGGATCACAAGCCCAATTGTGCATCTGAAAAACTCAGAATAGAGAAGCTCGGGGGAGTGATTTATGATGGCTACCTGAATGGTCAGTTATCTGTTGCGCGTGCTATAGGAGACTGGCACATGAAAGGTGCCAAGGGTTCTGCATGCCCGCTGAGTGCAGAGCCAGAGCTGCAGGAATTGCAATTGACGGAGGAAGATGAATTTCTAATTATGGGCTGCGATGGTCTTTGGGATGTGATGAGCAGTCAGTATGCTGTTACAATGGCAAGGAAAGAGCTGATGCTGCATAATGATCCTGAAAGATGTTCAAGAGAGCTGGTAAGAGAGGCGCTGAAGCGCAATACATGCGATAATTTAACTGTTATTGTAGTCTGTTTTTCTGCTGATCCGCCCCCTCGGATAGAAATTCCCCCAACTCGAGTAAGGAGAAGCATATCATTAGAAGGGCTGCATTTGTTGAAAGGTGTACTGGACTGCAATTCATGA
- the LOC111788889 gene encoding protein canopy-1-like — protein MKSNAWVLLLLVIYFGVVDCIDDKCAACNAVAEEIERGLSNEKPRNHLDMRHRLDSKGQRKGKVIDYRVSELRVVELLDGLCENMQDYTIDKTDSTGQQWIKVDNWDNLANKQEARAYSKDISTYCGRLLEEAEDDLAELIKKGSIRAGNVSKVLCHDLSRHCSKASGAQLNDNDDEADGEL, from the exons ATGAAATCCAACGCGTGGGTTCTGTTGTTATTAGTGATCTACTTCGGCGTCGTCGATTGCATTGATGATAAATGCGCCGCCTGCAATGCTGTTGCC GAGGAGATAGAACGTGGACTTTCCAAT gaaaaaccGAGGAATCATTTAGATATGAGACATCGGTTGGATTCTAAAGGTCAGCGTAAAGGGAAGGTAATTGATTACAG GGTCAGTGAGCTACGAGTTGTCGAACTCCTGGATGGGCTTTGTGAAAACATGCAAGATTACACGATTGATAAG ACAGATTCAACTGGACAACAGTGGATCAAGGTGGATAACTGGGACAACCTAGCAA ATAAACAAGAAGCTCGGGCCTATTCAAAAGACATATCAACTTATTGTGGAAG GTTATTAGAGGAAGCAGAAGATGAT TTGGCAGAGTTGATTAAGAAAGGATCTATCAGAGCAGGTAACGTTAGCAAAGTCCTATGCCATGATTTGAGCAGACATTGCAGCAAGGCGAG CGGTGCTCAGCTGAATGACAATGATGACGAAGCAGATGgagaattatga
- the LOC111788888 gene encoding coiled-coil domain-containing protein 115, protein MKEIQDPSLDSLNESGEEDGTEETQQEQQKQKRRERESILLQFLDSTDDYLNLLDALSSTLRQGWFDLASARHSMGTSRVSTALLDLKIHSAATSLRVDERDGGSIGTQPFINLRKWTSTEGGECLVEDKYNDKLERKPDSPQLRQRNISELSEDDLGRSSTKKEDALIIDDQVQKERSHTLSMFGTLVSPKLRSAQLSFENALEIIVEIANKRLAMSSSFDQVKKGLDDASSFEQVKEEL, encoded by the exons ATGAAGGAAATACAAGATCCATCGCTGGATTCCCTGAACGAGTCAGGGGAGGAAGATGGAACTGAAGAAACGCAGCAAGAACAACAGAAGCAAAAACGACGAGAACGAGAAAGCATTTTGCTGCAATTTCTGGATTCGACGGATGATTATCTGAATCTGTTGGATGCATTGTCATCAACACTCCGCCAG GGATGGTTTGATTTGGCGAGCGCCCGACATTCTATGGGTACCTCTCGCGTAAGCACTGCATTACTGGACTTGAAAATTCATTCTGCTGCTACATCGCTGCGGGTGGACGAACGCGATG GTGGCTCCATAGGAACGCAACCATTCATTAACTTGCGGAAATGGACATCCACTGAAGGTGGAGAGTGCTTGGTGGAAGATAAATACAATGACAAATTGGAAAGGAAACCTGATAGTCCTCAGCTACGACAACGGAACATTTCTGAGCTTTCTG AAGATGATCTGGGGAGAAGTTctacaaagaaagaagatgcTCTCATCATTGATGATCAG GTACAAAAGGAACGATCTCATACACTTTCAATGTTTGGAACTCTAGTTTCCCCCAAGCTCCGATCAGCTCAACTTTCATTTGAGAATG CACTTGAAATTATTGTGGAAATTGCAAATAAGCGTTTGGCAATGTCATCTTCCTTCGATCAAGTCAAGAAAGGATTGGACGACGCATCCTCCTTCGAGCAAGTGAAGGAAGAACTGTAA
- the LOC111788886 gene encoding uncharacterized calcium-binding protein C800.10c isoform X2, whose translation MDQFDAFFRRADLDGDGRISGAEAVAFFQGSNLPKNVLAQIWMHADQRKTGFLGRPEFYNALRLVTVAQSKRELTPDIVKAALYGPAAAKIPPPKIVLPAVSTPQSTSVPAASPPQMSMPAPTASQNFGFRGQGVPSVGVNQQHISAQPNPSMRLPQATPGGVASSTQLVVAAAEHSGGGHVRSSSLPNTNDWLGGRPGGALAAGPRGVSPSVPSPATSLSSALVPSQPMPNDRAPAVSGNGFTSKSAIGADMFSITPSPHRPDSTGLNNTANSSIGPSAIVPVSSVSQPLSQHKSMESLQSAFVSRPLSGAPLQLSQSPLQLAQSPLQLSQSSLEPTKEVRATGPSPLISSGITTGARNSTAENAQVSWPKMKPTDVQKYTKVFMEVDTDRDGRITGEQARNLFLSWRLPREVLKQVWDLSDQDNDSMLSLREFCFALYLMERYREGRPLPAALPNNVMFDETLLSMTGQPNVVHPNAAWGPHPGFGQQQPQVAAQSMAPTAGLRPPTNVPASKAGVARLSNAQKSRTPVLEDSFLDQSDKNQQNSASPNAQDATASEKKVGETDNVILDSREKIEFYRTMMQELVLHKSRCDNRLNEITERASADRREAETLGKKYEEKYKQVADIASKLTIEEANYRDVQERKTELHEAIIKMEQGGSADGILQVRADRIQSDIELLLKALTERCKRHGIDVKSAAMIELPVGWQPGIADDATVWDEEWDKFEDEGFSNDLNLDPKRVSASKPKMSDGLDEKDLEDYNSTLDSSFNGNDKTKAGIFSSTINHGLESEFMYSHSEDESARSPYGSPAAKTSLESPREFSDAVYEKSPEAYSFDESAWGAFDNNDDVDSVWGIKPVNTKESDAEKHRDIFGSGDFDTSSAKTASPNADSFFQTKSPFFEDSVPPTPLSRFGNSSSPRYSDVGDHFFDNSSRFDSFSVQDPSFSPQREKFSRFDSIGSSQDFGRSQEKFSRFDSISSSMDFGQSSQRHARFDSAGSSRDFSHSAFSFDDADPFGSSAPFKAPSENQSPNKSSDSWRAF comes from the exons ATGGATCAGTTCGACGCATTCTTCAGGAGAGCCGATTTGGATGGTGATGGAAGGATTAGTGGAGCTGAAGCTGTCGCTTTCTTTCAGGGCTCCAATTTGCCTAAAAATGTTCTTGCACAG ATATGGATGCATGCTGATCAGAGAAAAACAGGTTTTCTTGGGCGACCCGAATTTTATAATGCTCTCAGACTCGTAACTGTTGCTCAAAGTAAGCGAGAGCTAACTCCGGATATTGTTAAGGCAGCACTATATGGTCCTGCTGCAGCGAAAATACCCCCACCAAAGATTGTTCTTCCAGCTGTATCTACCCCTCAATCAACTTCAGTGCCTGCTGCATCTCCCCCACAGATGAGTATGCCTGCACCAACGGCATCTCAAAATTTTGGCTTTAGAGGACAAGGAGTTCCAAGTGTAGGTGTGAATCAGCAGCATATTTCAGCCCAGCCAAACCCTTCCATGAGGTTACCTCAAGCTACACCTGGTGGTGTTGCTTCCAGTACGCAGCTggttgttgctgctgctgaaCACTCTGGAGGAGGACACGTACGGAGTTCAAGTCTTCCAAACACAAATGATTGGCTTGGTGGAAGACCAGGTGGTGCCCTTGCTGCTGGGCCTAGAGGAGTTAGCCCTTCAGTGCCTTCCCCAGCTACGTCGTTATCATCAGCTTTAGTGCCTTCTCAGCCTATGCCTAATGATAGAGCACCGGCTGTTTCTGGTAATGGATTTACTTCTAAGTCGGCAATTGGTGCTGACATGTTTTCTATTACTCCATCTCCACATAGACCAGATTCTACCGGACTCAACAATACAGCTAACAGTAGTATTGGCCCATCAGCCATTGTTCCAGTTTCCAGTGTATCGCAACCTTTAAGTCAGCACAAATCGATGGAGTCATTGCAGAGTGCCTTTGTCTCACGGCCATTATCTGGCGCACCGTTACAGCTCTCTCAGTCACCCTTACAGCTCGCTCAGTCACCCTTACAGCTCTCTCAGTCATCACTGGAACCTACCAAGGAGGTTAGAGCAACAGGTCCATCACCACTTATATCTTCTGGGATCACAACTGGAGCCAGGAACTCGACTGCTGAAAATGCACAGGTTTCTTGGCCAAAGATGAAACCAACTGATGTTCAGAAGTACACAAAAGTTTTTATGGAAGTAGACACTGACAGAGACGGTAGAATTACCGGTGAGCAGGCACGGAATCTATTTTTAAGTTGGAGGTTACCTCGAG AGGTCTTGAAGCAGGTGTGGGACTTATCTGATCAAGACAATGACAGCATGCTTTCTCTCAGAGagttttgttttgctttatATCTAATGGAACGTTACAGGGAAGGTCGACCTCTTCCAGCTGCACTTCCAAATAATGTTATGTTTGATGAGACTCTGTTGTCCATGACAGGACAACCTAACGTTGTCCACCCAAATGCAGCTTGGGGTCCCCATCCTG GATTTGGACAGCAGCAACCCCAGGTCGCTGCTCAGTCGATGGCACCAACTGCAGGATTGAGGCCCCCAACAAATGTACCTGCTTCGAAGGCTGGTGTTGCTAGACTATCCAATGCGCAGAAATCAAGGACTCCAGTGTTGGAGGATTCATTTCTGGACCAATCTGACAAGAACCAACAGAATTCAGCTAGCCCAAATGCTCAAGATGCTACAGCATCAGAGAAAAAG GTTGGAGAGACAGATAATGTTATTTTGGATTCAAGAGAAAAGATTGAATTCTATCGCACAATGATGCAGGAACTT GTTCTGCATAAAAGCAGATGTGATAACAGATTAAATGAGATCACAGAAAGGGCATCTGCTGACAGGCGTGAG GCAGAAACTTTGGGGAAAAAATATGAGGAGAAGTACAAGCAAGTGGCTGACATAGCATCTAAGTTAACCATTGAAGAAGCAAATTATCGTGATGTTCAA GAAAGGAAGACAGAGCTACATGAAGCAATTATTAAAATGGAACAAGGAGGAAGTGCTGATGGTATTCTTCAG gtCCGAGCTGATCGAATACAATCTGATATTGAGTTGCTTCTTAAGGCTTTAACTGAACGTTGTAAGAGACATGGAATTGATGTTAAGTCGGCAGCTATGATTGAACTTCCAGTAG GCTGGCAACCTGGAATTGCGGATGATGCAACTGTTTGGGATGAAGAGTGGgataaatttgaagatgaag GATTTTCCAATGATCTCAATCTCGATCCAAAACGTGTTTCTGCCTCAAAACCAAAAATGTCAGATGGTCTGGATGAAAAGGATCTAGAAGATTATAACTCAACTCTTGATTCATCGTTCAATGGCAATGACAAGACCAAAGCGGGGATCTTCTCGAGTACCATCAATCATGGCCTTGAGAGTGAATTTATGTATAGCCACAGTGAAGATGAATCAGCTAGAAGTCCATATGGCAGTCCAGCTGCAAAGACATCTCTAGAAAGCCCTCGTGAATTTTCAGATGCTGTTTATGAAAAAAGTCCTGAAGCATATAG TTTCGATGAGTCAGCTTGGGGCGCCTTTGACAACAATGACGATGTGGACTCAGTTTGGGGAATAAAACCAGTTAATACCAAG GAATCAGACGCTGAAAAGCACCGAGATATCTTTGGATCCGGTGATTTCGATACGAGCTCTGCTAAAACCGCATCCCCCAATGCAGATAGCTTCTTTCAGACAAAAAGCCCATTTTTTGAGGATTCTGTTCCTCCCACTCCTCTCTCTAGATTCGGCAACTCCTCTTCCCCTCGTTATAGTGATGTGGGGGATCACTTCTTTGACAATTCCTCCAGGTTTGATTCTTTCAGCGTGCAGGATCCCAGTTTTTCTCCACAACGCGAGAAGTTCTCCAGGTTCGATTCAATAGGCAGTTCTCAAGACTTTGGCCGTAGCCAGGAGAAGTTTTCAAGGTTTGATTCTATCAGTAGTAGCATGGACTTCGGCCAGAGCAGCCAGCGGCACGCCAGGTTTGACTCCGCTGGCAGCTCTAGAGATTTCAGCCACAGTGCCTTCTCTTTTGATGATGCTGACCCATTTGGGTCCTCTGCCCCGTTTAAAGCCCCATCAGAGAATCAAAGTCCCAACAAAAGTTCTGATTCTTGGAGAGCTTTCTAA
- the LOC111788886 gene encoding uncharacterized calcium-binding protein C800.10c isoform X1 has product MDQFDAFFRRADLDGDGRISGAEAVAFFQGSNLPKNVLAQIWMHADQRKTGFLGRPEFYNALRLVTVAQSKRELTPDIVKAALYGPAAAKIPPPKIVLPAVSTPQSTSVPAASPPQMSMPAPTASQNFGFRGQGVPSVGVNQQHISAQPNPSMRLPQATPGGVASSTQLVVAAAEHSGGGHVRSSSLPNTNDWLGGRPGGALAAGPRGVSPSVPSPATSLSSALVPSQPMPNDRAPAVSGNGFTSKSAIGADMFSITPSPHRPDSTGLNNTANSSIGPSAIVPVSSVSQPLSQHKSMESLQSAFVSRPLSGAPLQLSQSPLQLAQSPLQLSQSSLEPTKEVRATGPSPLISSGITTGARNSTAENAQVSWPKMKPTDVQKYTKVFMEVDTDRDGRITGEQARNLFLSWRLPREVLKQVWDLSDQDNDSMLSLREFCFALYLMERYREGRPLPAALPNNVMFDETLLSMTGQPNVVHPNAAWGPHPGFGQQQPQVAAQSMAPTAGLRPPTNVPASKAGVARLSNAQKSRTPVLEDSFLDQSDKNQQNSASPNAQDATASEKKVGETDNVILDSREKIEFYRTMMQELVLHKSRCDNRLNEITERASADRREAETLGKKYEEKYKQVADIASKLTIEEANYRDVQERKTELHEAIIKMEQGGSADGILQVRADRIQSDIELLLKALTERCKRHGIDVKSAAMIELPVGWQPGIADDATVWDEEWDKFEDEGFSNDLNLDPKRVSASKPKMSDGLDEKDLEDYNSTLDSSFNGNDKTKAGIFSSTINHGLESEFMYSHSEDESARSPYGSPAAKTSLESPREFSDAVYEKSPEAYRSFDESAWGAFDNNDDVDSVWGIKPVNTKESDAEKHRDIFGSGDFDTSSAKTASPNADSFFQTKSPFFEDSVPPTPLSRFGNSSSPRYSDVGDHFFDNSSRFDSFSVQDPSFSPQREKFSRFDSIGSSQDFGRSQEKFSRFDSISSSMDFGQSSQRHARFDSAGSSRDFSHSAFSFDDADPFGSSAPFKAPSENQSPNKSSDSWRAF; this is encoded by the exons ATGGATCAGTTCGACGCATTCTTCAGGAGAGCCGATTTGGATGGTGATGGAAGGATTAGTGGAGCTGAAGCTGTCGCTTTCTTTCAGGGCTCCAATTTGCCTAAAAATGTTCTTGCACAG ATATGGATGCATGCTGATCAGAGAAAAACAGGTTTTCTTGGGCGACCCGAATTTTATAATGCTCTCAGACTCGTAACTGTTGCTCAAAGTAAGCGAGAGCTAACTCCGGATATTGTTAAGGCAGCACTATATGGTCCTGCTGCAGCGAAAATACCCCCACCAAAGATTGTTCTTCCAGCTGTATCTACCCCTCAATCAACTTCAGTGCCTGCTGCATCTCCCCCACAGATGAGTATGCCTGCACCAACGGCATCTCAAAATTTTGGCTTTAGAGGACAAGGAGTTCCAAGTGTAGGTGTGAATCAGCAGCATATTTCAGCCCAGCCAAACCCTTCCATGAGGTTACCTCAAGCTACACCTGGTGGTGTTGCTTCCAGTACGCAGCTggttgttgctgctgctgaaCACTCTGGAGGAGGACACGTACGGAGTTCAAGTCTTCCAAACACAAATGATTGGCTTGGTGGAAGACCAGGTGGTGCCCTTGCTGCTGGGCCTAGAGGAGTTAGCCCTTCAGTGCCTTCCCCAGCTACGTCGTTATCATCAGCTTTAGTGCCTTCTCAGCCTATGCCTAATGATAGAGCACCGGCTGTTTCTGGTAATGGATTTACTTCTAAGTCGGCAATTGGTGCTGACATGTTTTCTATTACTCCATCTCCACATAGACCAGATTCTACCGGACTCAACAATACAGCTAACAGTAGTATTGGCCCATCAGCCATTGTTCCAGTTTCCAGTGTATCGCAACCTTTAAGTCAGCACAAATCGATGGAGTCATTGCAGAGTGCCTTTGTCTCACGGCCATTATCTGGCGCACCGTTACAGCTCTCTCAGTCACCCTTACAGCTCGCTCAGTCACCCTTACAGCTCTCTCAGTCATCACTGGAACCTACCAAGGAGGTTAGAGCAACAGGTCCATCACCACTTATATCTTCTGGGATCACAACTGGAGCCAGGAACTCGACTGCTGAAAATGCACAGGTTTCTTGGCCAAAGATGAAACCAACTGATGTTCAGAAGTACACAAAAGTTTTTATGGAAGTAGACACTGACAGAGACGGTAGAATTACCGGTGAGCAGGCACGGAATCTATTTTTAAGTTGGAGGTTACCTCGAG AGGTCTTGAAGCAGGTGTGGGACTTATCTGATCAAGACAATGACAGCATGCTTTCTCTCAGAGagttttgttttgctttatATCTAATGGAACGTTACAGGGAAGGTCGACCTCTTCCAGCTGCACTTCCAAATAATGTTATGTTTGATGAGACTCTGTTGTCCATGACAGGACAACCTAACGTTGTCCACCCAAATGCAGCTTGGGGTCCCCATCCTG GATTTGGACAGCAGCAACCCCAGGTCGCTGCTCAGTCGATGGCACCAACTGCAGGATTGAGGCCCCCAACAAATGTACCTGCTTCGAAGGCTGGTGTTGCTAGACTATCCAATGCGCAGAAATCAAGGACTCCAGTGTTGGAGGATTCATTTCTGGACCAATCTGACAAGAACCAACAGAATTCAGCTAGCCCAAATGCTCAAGATGCTACAGCATCAGAGAAAAAG GTTGGAGAGACAGATAATGTTATTTTGGATTCAAGAGAAAAGATTGAATTCTATCGCACAATGATGCAGGAACTT GTTCTGCATAAAAGCAGATGTGATAACAGATTAAATGAGATCACAGAAAGGGCATCTGCTGACAGGCGTGAG GCAGAAACTTTGGGGAAAAAATATGAGGAGAAGTACAAGCAAGTGGCTGACATAGCATCTAAGTTAACCATTGAAGAAGCAAATTATCGTGATGTTCAA GAAAGGAAGACAGAGCTACATGAAGCAATTATTAAAATGGAACAAGGAGGAAGTGCTGATGGTATTCTTCAG gtCCGAGCTGATCGAATACAATCTGATATTGAGTTGCTTCTTAAGGCTTTAACTGAACGTTGTAAGAGACATGGAATTGATGTTAAGTCGGCAGCTATGATTGAACTTCCAGTAG GCTGGCAACCTGGAATTGCGGATGATGCAACTGTTTGGGATGAAGAGTGGgataaatttgaagatgaag GATTTTCCAATGATCTCAATCTCGATCCAAAACGTGTTTCTGCCTCAAAACCAAAAATGTCAGATGGTCTGGATGAAAAGGATCTAGAAGATTATAACTCAACTCTTGATTCATCGTTCAATGGCAATGACAAGACCAAAGCGGGGATCTTCTCGAGTACCATCAATCATGGCCTTGAGAGTGAATTTATGTATAGCCACAGTGAAGATGAATCAGCTAGAAGTCCATATGGCAGTCCAGCTGCAAAGACATCTCTAGAAAGCCCTCGTGAATTTTCAGATGCTGTTTATGAAAAAAGTCCTGAAGCATATAG AAGTTTCGATGAGTCAGCTTGGGGCGCCTTTGACAACAATGACGATGTGGACTCAGTTTGGGGAATAAAACCAGTTAATACCAAG GAATCAGACGCTGAAAAGCACCGAGATATCTTTGGATCCGGTGATTTCGATACGAGCTCTGCTAAAACCGCATCCCCCAATGCAGATAGCTTCTTTCAGACAAAAAGCCCATTTTTTGAGGATTCTGTTCCTCCCACTCCTCTCTCTAGATTCGGCAACTCCTCTTCCCCTCGTTATAGTGATGTGGGGGATCACTTCTTTGACAATTCCTCCAGGTTTGATTCTTTCAGCGTGCAGGATCCCAGTTTTTCTCCACAACGCGAGAAGTTCTCCAGGTTCGATTCAATAGGCAGTTCTCAAGACTTTGGCCGTAGCCAGGAGAAGTTTTCAAGGTTTGATTCTATCAGTAGTAGCATGGACTTCGGCCAGAGCAGCCAGCGGCACGCCAGGTTTGACTCCGCTGGCAGCTCTAGAGATTTCAGCCACAGTGCCTTCTCTTTTGATGATGCTGACCCATTTGGGTCCTCTGCCCCGTTTAAAGCCCCATCAGAGAATCAAAGTCCCAACAAAAGTTCTGATTCTTGGAGAGCTTTCTAA
- the LOC111786232 gene encoding WUSCHEL-related homeobox 8-like: MEWANQQQQNNQTEQQLQVQMQVEQLSNGDGVGGLYVKVMTDEQMELLRHQISVYASICEQLVEMHKAITAHQDLAGIRVGNLYCDQIMASAAGHKISSRQRWTPTPVQLQILEQIFDEGNGTPSKQKIKEITLHLTQHGQISEANVYNWFQNRRARSKRKQANSTPNNPDSEPDTEVDSPKDKKTKPETFQTYDQFVSNSNNVYSQTSDLGAEMLAFDAQSNKGDPMLQSFGSSHLSQVATAQNHRNNDKMNVPDGYTPYHPCEGYPLG; encoded by the exons ATGGAGTGGGCGAACCAGCAGCAACAGAACAACCAAACTGAGCAGCAATTGCAAGTGCAAATGCAGGTAGAGCAATTGAGCAACGGCGATGGAGTTGGTGGGCTGTACGTCAAGGTAATGACGGATGAGCAAATGGAGCTCCTCAGGCACCAGATCTCTGTCTATGCTTCCATATGTGAGCAGCTCGTGGAGATGCACAAGGCTATCACCGCCCACCAGGACCTTGCCg GAATTAGGGTAGGGAACCTATACTGCGATCAAATAATGGCATCTGCCGCTGGTCACAAGATAAGTTCTAGGCAGAGGTGGACGCCCACGCCTGTGCAGCTTCAAATTCTTGAGCAGATCTTTGATGAGGGCAATGGGACCCCAAGCAAGCAGAAGATCAAGGAAATAACTCTCCACCTCACACAGCATGGCCAAATTTCAGAAGCAAATGTTTACAATTGGTTTCAGAACAGAAGGGCTCGCTCAAAAAGAAAGCAGGCAAATTCAACACCAAATAATCCAGACTCGGAACCAGACACAGAAGTTGATTCTCCAAAGGACAAAAAGACCAAACCAGAAACCTTCCAAACATATGACCAATTCGTTTCCAATTCCAACAACGTGTATTCTCAGACATCTGATTTAGGCGCTGAAATGCTCGCCTTTGATGCACAATCAAACAAAGGGGACCCCATGCTCCAGTCTTTCGGATCGAGTCATTTGAGTCAGGTCGCCACCGCACAGAATCACA GAAATAATGATAAGATGAACGTACCAGACGGCTACACCCCTTACCATCCTTGTGAAGGATATCCACTTGGTTGA
- the LOC111786276 gene encoding HMG1/2-like protein, whose protein sequence is MKGGKSKTESMKPHAKLAVKKGAAKKGSKKAGKDPNKPKRPASAFFVFMEEFRKKFSEENPNNKAVSAVGKAAGHKWKSMSDAEKAPYAAKADKRKVEYEKNMKAYNKKQASGANAAEGDESEKSTPEVNGDDEAGDDDGSEEEEDEE, encoded by the exons ATGAAAGGCGGTAAATCGAAGACGGAGTCGATGAAACCACACGCCAA GCTTGCGGTGAAGAAAGGTGCAGCCAAGAAAGGGAGTAAGAAGGCAGGAAAAGATCCTAACAAACCCAAGAGGCCCGCCAGTGCCTTCTTCGTTTTCat GGAAGAGTTCAGAAAGAAGTTCAGCGAGGAGAATCCGAATAACAAAGCAGTATCTGCT GTTGGCAAAGCTGCAGGACACAAATGGAAGTCGATGTCTGATGCT GAAAAAGCACCTTACGCTGCTAAGGCCGACAAGAGGAAGGTTGAATATGAGAAAAACATGAAGGCCTATAACAAGAAACAG GCTAGTGGAGCCAATGCTGCAGAGGGAGATGAGTCTGAGAAGTCAACGCCCGAGGTGAATGGTGACGATGAGGCAGGAGACGATGATGGCAGCGAGGAG GAGGAGGATGAGGAGTGA